The Mesorhizobium sp. AR10 genome includes the window GAGATCGGCGGCGGGTTCGGCGGCAAGACCCATGTCTGGGCCGAGCCGGTCGCTTTGGCGCTGTCGCGCAAGGCCGGCCGGCCGGTGAAGCTGGTCATGACCCGCGACGAGGTGTTCCGCGCCTCGGGGCCGACAAGTGCCACATCAATCGACGTCAGGATCGGCGCCCGCAAGGACGGCACGATCACCGCGGCTGAGGCGACGCTGCGCTATTCCTGCGGCCCCTATGCCGGCATGTGGGCCGAGATTGGCGCCATGACCGCATTTGCCTGCTACAAGCTCGATAACGTCAAGACGGTCGGCTACGAAGTGTTGGTCAACCGGCCGAAGACCGCCGCCTATCGCGCGCCATCGGCGCCGATGGCGGCGTTTGCGGTGGAGAGTGCCGTCGACGAGCTGGCCAAGGAGATCGGCATGGATCCGGTCGAGTTCCGGATCAGGAACGCCGCCCAGGAAGGCACCAGATCGTCCTACGGCCCGGTATACGGCCCGATCGGCATCGGCCCGACGCTGGAAGCGGCGAAGAACCATCCGCACATGAAGGCACCGCTCGGCAAAAACCAGGGCCGTGGCATGGCCTGCGGCTTCTGGTTCAACTTCGGCGGCCAGACCTGTACGGACCTCAACATCGGCATGGACGGTTCGGTCTCGCTTGCCGTCGGAACGGTCGACGTGGGTGGTTCCCGCGCGTCGCTGTCGCTGGTGGCGGCGGAAGAACTTGGCATCGCCTACGAGCAGGTCAAGGCGGTGGTGGCCGATACTTCCAGCCTCGGCTACAACGACATGACGGACGGCAGCCGCGGCACATTCTCGTCCTCGATGGCGACGATCTCGGCCGCCCGCAACGCCATCAAGATCCTGCGGGAACGTGCCGCGCAGACGTGGGACATCCCGGTCGACGACGTGGTCTGGGAAAAGGGCCACGCGATTGCCAGGGGCGAGAAGTACGGCAACCTTGCTGCGCTGTCCCTCAAGGAGATCGCGGCCGCGTCGGGGAAGACCGGCGGGCCGATCGCCGGCCATAGCGAGCTCGTCGCCGACGGCGCGGGTGTGTCCTTCGCAACCCATATCTGCGATATCGAGGTCGATCCCGAGACCGGCGCCACGAGGGTGCTGCGCTATACCGTCGTCCAGGACGCCGGCAAGGCGGTGCACCCGACCTATGTCGAAGGGCAGTACCAGGGGGGTGCCGCGCAAGGCATCGGCTGGGCGCTCAACGAAGAGTACATCTACGGCAAGGACGGGCGGCTGCAGAATCCGGGCTTCCTCGACTACCGCATCCCGGTATGCTCGGACCTGCCGATGATCGACACGCAAATCCTCGAGATCCCCAACCCCAACCACCCCTACGGTGTGCGCGGCGTCGGCGAGACCTCGATCGTGCCGCCACTGGCAGCGATCGCCAATGCGGTGTCGAATGCCGCGGGTGTGCGGATGACGCACATCCCGATGTCGCCGCCCCGCATCCTGGCGGCGATCGAGGCGGAACGGGAAGGCTGATGGTCGAAGTGACGCTCTGGGGGTCGCTTGGCGCGCTCGCCGGAGGCAAGAACAAGGTCGAGATCGAGGCGAAGGACATTCGGGAGCTGTTCAGGAAGCTGGCGGAACAGTATCCCGCCCTCGAGCCCTACATCGATCGCGGCATCGCCGTCGCCATCGACGGGACGATCTATCGCGACACCTGGTCGAAGGAATTGCCGCAGGGTGCAGAGATTTTCCTGCTGCCGCGTCTTGCCGGGGGGTAGCTGAACAACCGTGTCCCTACCATCGACGACCAAGACCTGGCCTGCGATGTAGGCTCGAGAAAACTCGGCTATCCACAAGAATTCTTGGCCAGTCCAGCCGGCGAGTTCGGCTCTTCGTGGCGGCCGACGGCGCGCCCAAGCCGGTTCGAAAAGTACCGCCACCGGCCGCCGAGGAAAGATAGCTAACCAATTGGTATTTTTGTTAAAATGGCGCGCCGGACGAGATGAGGCTGGGCACTCCTGCCTTATTGTGATTCCGATATGACTTTTCAGATTAGGCAATGGTCGTGATAAGTCCGCCCTCCACGCGCAAAGCGGCGCCATTAGTTGCTGAAGCAAGAGGGCTGGCGAGGTAGGCGACCAAACTCGCTATTTCCCCAGGCTCGATCATGCGCTGCAGAAGCGACGATGCCCGCGCCTTTGCGAAGAATTCAGCCTCAATAGACTCGATCGCAGCAGACGGGTCGCTTGCCTGACTGCGAAGGAAGCTCTCGATGCCGTCGGCGCGGGTCGGCCCCGGCATGACCGAGTTGACGGTGACCTTGGTCCCCTTGGTCAGTTCCGCAAGGCCGCGCGAAATCGTCAGTTGCGCGGTCTTGGTGACGGCGTAATGAATCATGTCGTGGGGCACGGAAAGCGCCGACTCGCTCGATACGAAGATGATGCGCCCCTGATTGCGCTCAAGCATCCCCGGAAAAACCGCACGCGCAAGGCGCGTCCCGCTCACGACATTGACCTCAAAGAAGCGCATCCAATCGTCGTCGGTGATCTCGCTGAATGCCTTGCTTTCATAGATGCCGAGATTGTTGACGAGGATGTCGACCCGCCCGACTGCATCCAGCAGAGCGGCCGCGCCATCTGCAGTTGTCACGTCGGCGACGACGCCGCGAACTGAGCTGCCGCCCGCATCCTTGATCCTGGCAACCGCGGCATCGACTTTCTCCTTGCCACGTCCCGATACGATCACATCGGTGCCTTCGGCGGCAAGCCTGCGCGCGATCTCAAAGCCGATCCCGCCGGTCGAACCGGTCACAAGGGCTGTCTGGTTAATCAGGTTCAGGTCCACGGCGTTCGTCTCCTATGAAGTCGGTCTGAAGTCAGCGCGGTTTCAGGCTGCCTGTTCGGCTCGCCCGCCTGTAACAGGCGCAAGCCTGTGGAGCTGGAAATCCGCGAACAGGTTGGGCGCTCCGCTCATCTGGAAACGCCTGATCGCCGCACCCTGCATATGGTCGCGCCATGCCTCCTCGCTCGCCCAGCTTTCCACGAAGACAAGGATGCGTCCGTCGTCGAGCGACTGGTTCAGCTCGTAGCGCAGGCAACCAGGCTCCCTGACAGTTTCGGCAACAAGAATTTCCTGCGCGGCACGCAGGCGCTCCTCCGCACCTTTGACGGCGGTGGTGATAGCAAGGATGTTCAGCGGTTTGGTCATGTCAAGCTCCATGAATGAGAGGTTTGAATTCACTGCGAAGGCGGCATGCCCTTGCCGAGGTCGGTGGCCGTCCGCGTGCCCTCGGTCCAGCCGACCTTCCAGCCGTCCTCCGGCACGATGATCGCCTTGGCACCAGCGGGCACCCAGGCCTCGTGGACCATCCCGCCATCCATGTAGAAATAGCCGCCCTTTTCGGAAGATTGATTATTGGGCCTCCTTGTTGCGCTATTCCTTCATTGTGCCCTCACGCTTGATATTTGCCCAATCGAACGTCATCATCTAAGCTATTCGTATGGTGAATATCAGAACGAGAGATTTGAACCTTCTGCCAATCCTTCTTGTGGTGGGGGAGGAGCTCAATCTGACCCGGGCTTCCGAACGCCTCGGGCTTAGTCAGCCTGCGCTCAGCCACGCTCTTGCCAGGCTGCGCGAACAATTCGGTGATGCGCTTTTCGTGCGGGGTCAGCGCGGCCTTATCGCGACGCCTCGCGTCGAGACGCTCCTGCCGGCGGTGCGTGAGGTCATCGAACGCACAGGCGCCCTCTACGAAGGCGCCGCGGAACTCGACCTTGCAGGCCTCCAGCGCACTGTGGTGATTGCCTCGACCGCTTACTT containing:
- a CDS encoding xanthine dehydrogenase family protein molybdopterin-binding subunit, yielding MNFDPRYSGRSFTSVGTRPIRPDGVDKVTGRARYGADFNMAGQLVGRVLRSPHAHATIRKIDTSKAEKLAGVKAVITAADLPDLTDGDAAMYDILDNCMARKKALYDGHAVAAVAAVDARTARQALKLIEVDYEVLPHVTDVDEAMKHSAPVLNDTIFTEGLEEKPVKPSNVTKRTQYGHGDVHEGFGHADYVVERSFKTEQTHQGYIEPHACVANVSSDGTADLWVCTQGHFVYRQHCAQLLGMEASKLRVTSSEIGGGFGGKTHVWAEPVALALSRKAGRPVKLVMTRDEVFRASGPTSATSIDVRIGARKDGTITAAEATLRYSCGPYAGMWAEIGAMTAFACYKLDNVKTVGYEVLVNRPKTAAYRAPSAPMAAFAVESAVDELAKEIGMDPVEFRIRNAAQEGTRSSYGPVYGPIGIGPTLEAAKNHPHMKAPLGKNQGRGMACGFWFNFGGQTCTDLNIGMDGSVSLAVGTVDVGGSRASLSLVAAEELGIAYEQVKAVVADTSSLGYNDMTDGSRGTFSSSMATISAARNAIKILRERAAQTWDIPVDDVVWEKGHAIARGEKYGNLAALSLKEIAAASGKTGGPIAGHSELVADGAGVSFATHICDIEVDPETGATRVLRYTVVQDAGKAVHPTYVEGQYQGGAAQGIGWALNEEYIYGKDGRLQNPGFLDYRIPVCSDLPMIDTQILEIPNPNHPYGVRGVGETSIVPPLAAIANAVSNAAGVRMTHIPMSPPRILAAIEAEREG
- a CDS encoding putative quinol monooxygenase gives rise to the protein MTKPLNILAITTAVKGAEERLRAAQEILVAETVREPGCLRYELNQSLDDGRILVFVESWASEEAWRDHMQGAAIRRFQMSGAPNLFADFQLHRLAPVTGGRAEQAA
- a CDS encoding SDR family NAD(P)-dependent oxidoreductase; protein product: MDLNLINQTALVTGSTGGIGFEIARRLAAEGTDVIVSGRGKEKVDAAVARIKDAGGSSVRGVVADVTTADGAAALLDAVGRVDILVNNLGIYESKAFSEITDDDWMRFFEVNVVSGTRLARAVFPGMLERNQGRIIFVSSESALSVPHDMIHYAVTKTAQLTISRGLAELTKGTKVTVNSVMPGPTRADGIESFLRSQASDPSAAIESIEAEFFAKARASSLLQRMIEPGEIASLVAYLASPLASATNGAALRVEGGLITTIA
- a CDS encoding MoaD/ThiS family protein, whose protein sequence is MVEVTLWGSLGALAGGKNKVEIEAKDIRELFRKLAEQYPALEPYIDRGIAVAIDGTIYRDTWSKELPQGAEIFLLPRLAGG